A stretch of Crossiella cryophila DNA encodes these proteins:
- a CDS encoding phosphotransferase encodes MKDRPPDLDDHTLHQALHAWNITAVTLTHAPVGFGDHHWTVTDQHTRRWFITVADLTAKPHCGPTPATAWHGLRQAMTTSATLPLDFVAAPVSTPEGETLRRLGPHYALSVFPFLDGTTGHFGDPVTRPDRTATLTLLAHLHRTKPPAATPICQPALPSRAYLTAALTSLRTLWTGGPFAEPARALTAQHATGLHHRLAEFDRRAATPHGTPVITHGEPHPGNLMRLENRHILLDWDTVGLAAPERDLWLVAQDDQDLAHYTEISGRPVDHSALELYRLRWALDDMAAFLHWFRSPHTRTPDTEQAWTGFTETLSALTGTTMGTDPTAAP; translated from the coding sequence ATGAAAGACCGGCCGCCGGACCTGGACGACCACACCCTGCACCAGGCCCTGCACGCCTGGAACATCACCGCCGTCACCCTCACCCACGCCCCCGTCGGCTTCGGCGACCACCACTGGACCGTCACCGACCAGCACACCCGCCGCTGGTTCATCACCGTCGCGGACCTCACCGCCAAACCCCACTGCGGCCCCACTCCCGCCACGGCCTGGCACGGCCTCCGCCAAGCCATGACCACCTCTGCCACCCTCCCCCTGGACTTCGTCGCCGCCCCGGTGTCCACTCCCGAGGGCGAGACCCTCCGCCGCCTCGGCCCGCACTACGCCCTGAGCGTCTTCCCATTCCTGGACGGCACCACCGGCCACTTCGGCGACCCCGTCACCCGCCCCGACCGCACGGCCACCCTCACCCTGCTGGCCCACCTCCACCGCACCAAACCCCCAGCCGCCACCCCGATCTGCCAGCCGGCGCTACCGTCCCGCGCCTACCTCACCGCGGCCCTGACCTCCCTGCGCACCCTCTGGACCGGCGGCCCCTTCGCCGAACCCGCCCGCGCCCTGACCGCCCAGCACGCCACCGGCCTCCACCACCGCCTGGCCGAGTTCGATCGCAGAGCCGCCACTCCGCATGGCACCCCGGTGATCACCCATGGCGAACCCCACCCCGGCAACCTGATGCGTCTGGAAAACCGCCACATCCTGCTCGACTGGGACACCGTCGGCCTGGCCGCCCCCGAACGCGACCTCTGGCTGGTCGCCCAGGACGACCAGGACCTGGCCCACTACACCGAGATCAGCGGCCGCCCGGTCGATCACTCGGCACTGGAGCTGTACCGCCTGCGCTGGGCCCTCGACGACATGGCGGCTTTCCTGCACTGGTTCCGCTCCCCACACACCCGAACCCCGGACACCGAACAAGCCTGGACCGGCTTCACGGAAACCCTGTCCGCGCTCACGGGCACCACGATGGGCACGGATCCCACCGCAGCGCCATGA
- a CDS encoding sugar O-acetyltransferase, whose amino-acid sequence MSEQKERMLRGELYRDNDPALVAERRHCQQLVDRFNATRSGEDEARQQILTELLGGIGAGSWIMPRFQCDYGYLIRLGDNSFINYDAILMDCAPITIGNDVSIGPRAQLLTALHPIEDHELRRQRWETAAPITIGDNAWLGGGVIVCPGVTIGANTVVGAGSVVTKDLPERVLAAGNPCRVIRDL is encoded by the coding sequence ATGAGCGAGCAAAAGGAACGCATGCTGCGCGGCGAGCTGTACCGCGACAACGATCCCGCGCTGGTCGCCGAGCGCAGGCACTGCCAGCAGCTGGTGGACCGGTTCAACGCGACCCGCTCCGGTGAGGACGAGGCACGGCAACAGATCCTGACCGAGCTGCTCGGCGGGATCGGCGCCGGATCGTGGATCATGCCACGGTTCCAGTGTGACTATGGCTACCTCATTCGCTTGGGGGACAACAGTTTCATCAACTACGACGCGATCCTGATGGACTGCGCGCCGATCACCATCGGCAATGACGTGTCCATCGGCCCGCGGGCGCAGCTGCTCACCGCCCTGCACCCGATCGAGGATCACGAGCTGCGGCGGCAACGCTGGGAGACCGCCGCGCCCATCACCATCGGGGACAACGCCTGGCTCGGCGGCGGAGTCATCGTCTGCCCCGGCGTGACCATCGGCGCCAACACCGTGGTCGGCGCGGGCAGCGTGGTCACCAAGGACCTGCCCGAGCGGGTGCTGGCCGCCGGCAACCCCTGCCGGGTGATCAGGGACTTGTGA